Proteins co-encoded in one Candidatus Thiodictyon syntrophicum genomic window:
- a CDS encoding UPF0175 family protein, with translation MSKQIQIAVPDFVDLDAAEMRLLLAAALYDQGRLSLGQGAEMAGLSKRAFMESLGGCGASVFNHSPEDLARDLANA, from the coding sequence ATGTCCAAGCAAATACAGATCGCTGTACCCGATTTCGTCGACCTTGACGCCGCCGAAATGCGCTTGCTGCTGGCCGCAGCACTCTATGACCAAGGCCGACTCTCGCTTGGTCAAGGCGCCGAAATGGCGGGCCTGTCCAAACGGGCCTTCATGGAGTCGCTAGGCGGCTGCGGGGCCTCAGTGTTCAATCACTCACCTGAGGATCTCGCGCGGGACCTTGCCAATGCCTGA
- a CDS encoding DUF2442 domain-containing protein, protein MPDVVAVIPEPGHSLRLTFANGECRRFDMTPYLGYPVFQRLRNPGFFGLARVDYGTVTWPGEIDIAPETLYVEGVPEYP, encoded by the coding sequence ATGCCTGATGTGGTTGCTGTGATCCCCGAGCCGGGCCACTCGTTGCGCCTGACCTTCGCGAACGGCGAATGCCGCCGCTTCGACATGACCCCCTATCTCGGCTATCCGGTCTTCCAACGCCTGCGCAACCCCGGGTTTTTCGGCCTGGCGCGGGTGGACTACGGCACCGTGACCTGGCCTGGCGAGATCGATATCGCCCCTGAGACCCTCTATGTCGAGGGGGTGCCGGAATACCCGTGA